Part of the Sphaerochaeta associata genome is shown below.
TACCTGTTCGGACAGGTTGCAGCGGCGAATGCCTTAAGCGACATCTACGCCATGGGAGGGGAGCCTAAGGTTGCCCTGAACTTGGTCTGCTTTCCGTCCTGCCTGGACCTGGAAGTGCTCCGACAAATTCTCCTTGGTGGTCAGAGCAAGGTCGCCGAGAGCGGCTCTGTGATAGCCGGCGGGCATACGATCAGCGACGCGACTCCCAAGTACGGCCTCTGTGTCACCGGCTTTGCACCGGAACACAAGGTCTGGGCCAACCATGGCAGCAAGTCAGGTGATGTGCTCATTCTCACCAAGGCCTTGGGAGTGGGAATCATCAACACGGCAGTGAAGGCAGGCCTTGCAAGCAAGGAAGCCCAACAGAAAGCCATCTTGAGCATGACTACACTGAACAAGGCCGCCTATGAGGCAGCAAGGGACAAGGACGTGCATGCCGCAACCGACATCACCGGCTTTTCCCTGCTCGGTCATGCTCATGAGATGGCAACTGCCAGCAATGTCTCCTTCATCCTCAATGCGCAAAACATCCCGGTGATCGAGGAAGCGCTGGAGTATGCGTCCATGGGGCTCAATCCCGAGGGGCTGTACAACAACCGTGAGTATCTGGAGGGTTCTGTTCAGTTCAGAGGCGGGATGGAGCAATCACGCATGGACATCCTCTATGATCCACAGACTTCCGGAGGACTGCTTTTGAGCATGAGCAAAGCCGA
Proteins encoded:
- the selD gene encoding selenide, water dikinase SelD, whose translation is MDSVKLTQMVKTSGCAAKLPPKQLHEVLDSIGWMHSPDLVEGFEGSDDACVYRLPVGGGQVMLQTVDFFPPMVDDPYLFGQVAAANALSDIYAMGGEPKVALNLVCFPSCLDLEVLRQILLGGQSKVAESGSVIAGGHTISDATPKYGLCVTGFAPEHKVWANHGSKSGDVLILTKALGVGIINTAVKAGLASKEAQQKAILSMTTLNKAAYEAARDKDVHAATDITGFSLLGHAHEMATASNVSFILNAQNIPVIEEALEYASMGLNPEGLYNNREYLEGSVQFRGGMEQSRMDILYDPQTSGGLLLSMSKADGLLYSQETGFSIIGEVVEKAEAPLLVV